The following are encoded in a window of Brevibacillus ruminantium genomic DNA:
- the rpoD gene encoding RNA polymerase sigma factor RpoD, giving the protein MNKQNITSDMEATSIEQVKEQLVELGKKRGALSYKEIVDRISGFEQDSDQMDEFFEYLGDQGIEVNNDSDDDDEVDNMIMKDEENDNEEFDFDDLSVPPGIKINDPVRMYLKEIGRVPLLSAEEEIKLANRIEQGDEEAKRRLAEANLRLVVSIAKRYVGRGMLFLDLIQEGNMGLIKAVEKFDYRKGFKFSTYATWWIRQAITRAIADQARTIRIPVHMVETINKLIRVSRQLLQELGREPLPEEIAEKMDLTPEKVREIMKIAQEPVSLETPIGEEDDSHLGDFIEDQDALEPSDAAAYELLKEQLEDVLDTLTDREENVLRLRFGLDDGRTRTLEEVGKVFGVTRERIRQIEAKALRKLRHPSRSKRLKDFLE; this is encoded by the coding sequence ATGAACAAACAAAACATCACTTCAGACATGGAAGCGACGTCCATTGAGCAAGTGAAAGAACAACTGGTCGAATTAGGAAAGAAGCGCGGCGCGTTGTCGTATAAGGAGATTGTGGACCGGATCTCTGGCTTTGAGCAGGATTCTGACCAAATGGATGAGTTTTTTGAATATCTGGGTGATCAGGGAATCGAGGTCAACAACGACAGCGATGACGACGATGAAGTGGACAATATGATCATGAAGGATGAGGAAAACGATAACGAGGAGTTCGACTTTGACGATCTCTCCGTACCGCCCGGAATCAAGATCAACGACCCTGTACGCATGTATTTGAAAGAAATCGGCCGTGTTCCTCTGCTCTCCGCTGAAGAGGAGATTAAACTGGCAAATCGGATTGAACAAGGTGACGAGGAAGCCAAGCGCCGTCTGGCGGAAGCAAACCTGCGTCTCGTTGTCTCTATTGCCAAACGCTACGTAGGCCGGGGAATGCTATTCCTCGATTTGATCCAGGAAGGTAATATGGGCTTGATCAAAGCCGTTGAGAAATTTGACTATCGCAAGGGGTTCAAGTTTAGTACCTATGCGACCTGGTGGATTCGCCAGGCGATTACGCGGGCCATCGCTGACCAAGCGAGAACGATTCGGATTCCTGTGCATATGGTCGAGACCATCAATAAATTAATCCGCGTATCCCGCCAATTGCTGCAGGAGCTGGGGCGTGAACCGCTGCCTGAAGAAATTGCGGAAAAAATGGATTTGACCCCTGAAAAAGTTCGAGAAATCATGAAGATCGCACAAGAGCCTGTTTCTCTGGAAACGCCGATCGGTGAAGAAGATGATTCTCATCTGGGTGATTTCATTGAAGATCAGGATGCGCTTGAGCCTTCTGATGCGGCAGCTTACGAGTTGTTGAAAGAACAATTGGAAGACGTGCTGGATACATTGACGGATCGGGAAGAAAACGTACTTCGTCTGCGTTTTGGACTGGACGACGGACGCACCCGGACTCTGGAAGAAGTGGGGAAGGTGTTCGGCGTTACGCGTGAACGGATCAGACAGATTGAAGCAAAGGCGCTGCGTAAACTTCGACATCCAAGCCGAAGCAAACGCTTAAAAGATTTCCTGGAATAA